The following are encoded in a window of Rosa chinensis cultivar Old Blush chromosome 4, RchiOBHm-V2, whole genome shotgun sequence genomic DNA:
- the LOC112200350 gene encoding probable glucan endo-1,3-beta-glucosidase A6 isoform X1, which yields MLCTNVYSSFDASNDPPLMILDFSFLLTVAEISSKIGINYGQVGNNLPSPSRSIERIKSMKIGRVKLYDANPEILRLLSGTNISVSIMVPNNEITGIASDQSKADEWVRNNVLPYYPKTMIRYLLVGNEILSYFSDQDRQIWHDLVPAMTKIKYSLKSKNITNIKIGTPLAMDVVQTSFPPSSGSFRSDISETVMVPLVRFLNRTKSFFFIDVYPFFPWSSNPKDISLDYALLKNISNNSTLRYTDPGSGLVYTNLLDQMLDSLIFAMTKLGYPNIRLLIAETGWPNSSSEQNQPGANVHNAATYNRNLVQKIVTKPTIGTPARPGVVIPTFIFALYDENQKGGPGTERHWGLLYADGTPVYDIDLTGKRSANDYEPLPEKRHFIKGIHYDD from the coding sequence ATGTTATGTACTAATGTATATTCATCTTTTGATGCAAGTAATGATCCTCCACTGATGATCCTCGATTTTTCTTTCCTCTTGACAGTTGCTGAGATTTCGAGCAAAATTGGCATAAACTATGGGCAGGTAGGGAACAATTTGCCTTCTCCAAGCCGGTCCATCGAGCGCATCAAATCCATGAAAATAGGGCGTGTGAAGCTCTATGATGCCAACCCGGAAATTTTAAGACTCCTATCCGGAACCAATATCTCAGTCTCCATCATGGTCCCAAACAATGAAATCACTGGCATTGCCTCAGACCAATCCAAAGCAGATGAATGGGTCAGAAACAATGTCCTCCCCTACTACCCCAAAACCATGATCCGGTACCTCCTCGTAGGCAATGAAATCCTCAGCTATTTCTCGGACCAAGATCGCCAAATATGGCACGATCTAGTCCCGGCCATGACTAAAATCAAGTATTCTCTCAAATCCAAAAATATCACTAACATCAAAATAGGTACCCCATTAGCAATGGACGTGGTTCAAACGAGTTTCCCACCATCAAGTGGCTCTTTCCGATCCGATATCTCGGAAACAGTCATGGTTCCCTTGGTCAGATTCTTGAACCGGACCAAgtcatttttcttcattgatGTGTACCCTTTTTTCCCATGGTCCTCAAACCCCAAAGACATTAGCCTAGACTATGCATTATTGAAAAACATTAGTAACAACAGTACTCTACGGTATACTGACCCAGGAAGTGGTTTGGTCTATACCAATCTTCTGGACCAAATGCTTGACTCCTTGATCTTCGCCATGACCAAGCTCGGCTACCCAAACATCCGGCTTTTGATAGCGGAGACTGGGTGGCCAAACTCCAGCAGTGAGCAAAACCAACCGGGGGCTAATGTACACAATGCCGCCACATACAACCGAAATTTGGTACAAAAAATTGTTACTAAGCCAACAATTGGGACACCAGCGAGGCCTGGTGTAGTGATACCAACCTTCATATTTGCATTGTATGATGAAAATCAGAAGGGTGGGCCTGGAACAGAGAGGCACTGGGGATTGTTGTACGCTGATGGAACTCCGGTTTATGATATTGACTTGACGGGGAAGCGATCGGCAAATGACTACGAACCATTGCCGGAGAAGAGGCACTTCATAAAGGGAATTCATTACGACGACTGA
- the LOC112197182 gene encoding receptor-like kinase TMK4 — protein MGPVKTLQALFLFLPLLLIFTAADDAAVMSKLLENLKPSGWSSSASYCTWDGVKCDSDTSKRVTSISLASNSLSGSLPSNLNELTELTTLSLQSNTLSGALPSLANLSNLQEVYLDTNNFTSIPPGCFGGLTGLQTLSMSNNVDLAPWAFPSELIQSTSLVTLQAGSTNMYGSIPDIFGSFANLQNVRLSYNNLTGALPKSFSGSGIQNLWINNQDVGLSGTVEVLSNMTSLIQAWLHKNQFTGTIPDLSQCTTLSDLLLRDNVFTGMVPATLTALSSLQNVSLDNNKLQGPMLEFGSKVKVTFDGNSFCKTTAGPCDPQVTTLLQVAGAFGYPELLAESWTGDDACGGWSFVICDAQKVVTVNLDNKHLNGTISPAFANLTSLKTLVLKNNNLTGPIPATLTTLPQLAVFDASNNNLYGDIPKFPSRVKLTTSGNPLIGTTPSSGGGGSAPPGNNSTAPGGSPSPSSNGSSVSPGMIAGIVIAVAIFIGVLLFVFIKCYLSKRHRKFGRVDNTLNGIEIAKSDATSCANGYNGVASELHSQSSGDLHVFEGGNVAISIQVLRQVTNNFSEDNILGRGGFGVVYKGELHDGTKIAVKRMESVAVGTKGLNEFQAEIAVLTKVRHRHLVALLGYCINGNERLLVYEYMPQGTLTQHLFDWQENGVTPLTWKQRVTIALDVARGVEYLHSLAQQSFIHRDLKPSNILLGDDMRAKVADFGLVKNAPDGKYSVETRLAGTFGYLAPEYAATGRVTTKVDVYAFGVVLMELMSGRKALDDTMPDERSHLVSWFRRVLVNKENIPKSIDETLDPDEETMESIYKVAELAGHCTAREPYQRPDMGHAVNILGPLVEHWKPTTHEEEDENSGINMHMNLSQAVQRWQADEGTSRMFDDLSYSHTQSSIPSKPSGFADSFDSMDCR, from the exons ATGGGTCCTGTGAAAACCCTACAAGCCCTCTTCCTCTTTCTACCCCTCCTCCTCATCTTCACCGCCGCCGACGACGCCGCCGTCATGTCCAAGCTCCTCGAGAACCTCAAACCCAGCGGCTGGTCCTCCTCCGCATCCTACTGCACCTGGGACGGTGTCAAATGCGACTCCGATACTTCCAAACGAGTCACCTCCATCAGCTTAGCCTCCAACTCCCTCTCCGGCTCTCTCCCTTCAAATCTTAACGAACTCACCGAGctcaccactctctctctccaaagcAACACTCTCTCCGGCGCCTTACCTTCCCTCGCCAACCTCTCCAACCTCCAAGAAGTCTACCTCGACACCAATAACTTCACTTCCATTCCCCCCGGCTGCTTCGGAGGCTTGACCGGCTTGCAGACCTTGAGCATGAGCAACAATGTCGATCTTGCCCCTTGGGCGTTCCCATCTGAGCTCATCCAGTCTACCAGCCTGGTCACTCTTCAAGCAGGTAGCACCAACATGTATGGCAGCATTCCTGATATTTTCGGCTCTTTTGCAAACTTGCAAAATGTGAGATTGTCTTACAACAATCTTACCGGGGCTCTGCCCAAATCATTTTCTGGATCTGGGATTCAAAACCTCTGGATTAACAATCAGGACGTTGGGTTATCTGGTACCGTTGAGGTTCTGTCCAACATGACTTCGTTGATTCAAGCGTGGCTGCATAAGAATCAGTTCACTGGTACGATCCCGGACCTTTCGCAATGTACTACTCTCTCTGATCTTCTGCTTCGTGACAATGTCTTTACTGGGATGGTGCCGGCGACGTTGACGGCGTTGTCTTCTTTGCAAAATGTTTCTTTGGACAACAATAAGCTTCAGGGTCCTATGCTGGAGTTTGGGTCCAAGGTGAAGGTCACTTTTGATGGTAATAGCTTTTGCAAAACCACTGCTGGGCCTTGTGATCCACAGGTCACTACGCTGCTTCAGGTTGCAGGGGCTTTTGGGTACCCGGAATTATTGGCTGAGTCTTGGACTGGAGACGATGCATGCGGAGGGTGGAGCTTCGTTATTTGTGATGCTCAGAAGGTAGTTACAGTGAATCTGGACAACAAGCATCTCAATGGGACTATTTCACCTGCCTTTGCCAACCTCACATCGTTGAAAACTTTGGTGCTGAAAAACAACAACTTGACGGGTCCGATACCGGCTACCCTGACAACATTACCTCAGCTGGCGGTTTTTGATGCTTCCAATAACAATTTATATGGGGACATTCCGAAATTTCCTTCTAGGGTGAAGTTGACTACTAGTGGTAATCCATTGATTGGGACTACGCCGAGCTCTGGAGGTGGAGGGAGTGCACCTCCTGGTAACAACTCAACTGCACCTGGTGGAAGTCCGTCTCCATCATCCAACGGTTCTTCAGTGTCACCCGGTATGATTGCTGGTATAGTTATTGCTGTTGCTATTTTCATTGGAGTGTTGTTGTTTGTATTCATCAAATGTTATTTGAGTAAACGGCATAGGAAGTTTGGAAGAGTGGATAATACGCTGAATGGAATTGAAATTGCCAAGAGTGACGCAACCAGTTGTGCAAATGGGTACAATGGAGTTGCAAGTGAGTTGCATAGCCAGAGCAGTGGTGACCTTCATGTTTTTGAGGGTGGAAATGTCGCCATTTCGATCCAAGTTCTTAGACAAGTGACAAACAATTTTAGTGAGGATAATATATTGGGTAGAGGAGGATTTGGAGTTGTTTATAAAGGTGAATTGCATGATGGGACTAAAATTGCTGTTAAAAGGATGGAATCTGTGGCAGTGGGTACTAAGGGATTGAATGAGTTTCAAGCAGAAATTGCAGTCCTCACTAAGGTTAGGCATAGGCATTTGGTTGCTCTGTTAGGATATTGCATTAATGGTAATGAGAGACTTTTAGTGTACGAGTACATGCCACAAGGAACGTTGACACAACATTTGTTTGATTGGCAAGAGAATGGGGTAACTCCTCTTACTTGGAAGCAGAGAGTGACAATAGCTTTGGATGTGGCAAGAGGAGTGGAATATCTACACAGCTTAGCTCAACAAAGTTTCATTCACAGAGATTTGAAACCTTCAAATATACTTCTTGGCGATGACATGAGGGCGAAGGTTGCGGACTTTGGTTTGGTTAAAAATGCCCCCGACGGAAAGTATTCAGTTGAGACACGATTGGCAGGGACATTCGGGTATCTTGCACCAGAATATGCAG CTACCGGCAGAGTGACAACAAAGGTGGATGTTTATGCATTTGGAGTGGTGTTGATGGAGTTGATGAGTGGTCGAAAAGCTCTAGATGATACCATGCCAGATGAAAGGTCTCATTTGGTCTCATGGTTTCGCAGAGTCCTTGTCAACAAAGAAAACATCCCCAAGTCCATCGACGAAACTCTTGACCCTGATGAGGAGACAATGGAGAGCATATACAAAGTTGCCGAGCTTGCGGGACACTGCACAGCTCGTGAGCCATATCAGAGACCAGACATGGGCCATGCAGTCAACATCTTGGGTCCTCTTGTTGAGCACTGGAAACCTACAAcccatgaagaagaagatgaaaacaGTGGCATTAACATGCATATGAACCTTTCACAAGCAGTGCAAAGATGGCAAGCTGATGAAGGTACTTCAAGGATGTTTGATGATCTGTCCTATAGCCATACTCAATCAAGCATCCCTTCAAAACCTTCCGGGTTTGCAGACTCATTTGATTCAATGGACTGCCGATGA
- the LOC112200350 gene encoding probable glucan endo-1,3-beta-glucosidase A6 isoform X2: protein MKIGRVKLYDANPEILRLLSGTNISVSIMVPNNEITGIASDQSKADEWVRNNVLPYYPKTMIRYLLVGNEILSYFSDQDRQIWHDLVPAMTKIKYSLKSKNITNIKIGTPLAMDVVQTSFPPSSGSFRSDISETVMVPLVRFLNRTKSFFFIDVYPFFPWSSNPKDISLDYALLKNISNNSTLRYTDPGSGLVYTNLLDQMLDSLIFAMTKLGYPNIRLLIAETGWPNSSSEQNQPGANVHNAATYNRNLVQKIVTKPTIGTPARPGVVIPTFIFALYDENQKGGPGTERHWGLLYADGTPVYDIDLTGKRSANDYEPLPEKRHFIKGIHYDD, encoded by the coding sequence ATGAAAATAGGGCGTGTGAAGCTCTATGATGCCAACCCGGAAATTTTAAGACTCCTATCCGGAACCAATATCTCAGTCTCCATCATGGTCCCAAACAATGAAATCACTGGCATTGCCTCAGACCAATCCAAAGCAGATGAATGGGTCAGAAACAATGTCCTCCCCTACTACCCCAAAACCATGATCCGGTACCTCCTCGTAGGCAATGAAATCCTCAGCTATTTCTCGGACCAAGATCGCCAAATATGGCACGATCTAGTCCCGGCCATGACTAAAATCAAGTATTCTCTCAAATCCAAAAATATCACTAACATCAAAATAGGTACCCCATTAGCAATGGACGTGGTTCAAACGAGTTTCCCACCATCAAGTGGCTCTTTCCGATCCGATATCTCGGAAACAGTCATGGTTCCCTTGGTCAGATTCTTGAACCGGACCAAgtcatttttcttcattgatGTGTACCCTTTTTTCCCATGGTCCTCAAACCCCAAAGACATTAGCCTAGACTATGCATTATTGAAAAACATTAGTAACAACAGTACTCTACGGTATACTGACCCAGGAAGTGGTTTGGTCTATACCAATCTTCTGGACCAAATGCTTGACTCCTTGATCTTCGCCATGACCAAGCTCGGCTACCCAAACATCCGGCTTTTGATAGCGGAGACTGGGTGGCCAAACTCCAGCAGTGAGCAAAACCAACCGGGGGCTAATGTACACAATGCCGCCACATACAACCGAAATTTGGTACAAAAAATTGTTACTAAGCCAACAATTGGGACACCAGCGAGGCCTGGTGTAGTGATACCAACCTTCATATTTGCATTGTATGATGAAAATCAGAAGGGTGGGCCTGGAACAGAGAGGCACTGGGGATTGTTGTACGCTGATGGAACTCCGGTTTATGATATTGACTTGACGGGGAAGCGATCGGCAAATGACTACGAACCATTGCCGGAGAAGAGGCACTTCATAAAGGGAATTCATTACGACGACTGA